ATGTCGGTTGCCAAATCAATTTTCAGCAATTCTTCCAGATCATGTTTCAGCAGCTTTTTAGAATCGATCGTGCTCTTTTGCACCATCATTAATTTGCCAACCCCTTCCTCTTCAAAAGCAGAAGGTTCCAGATAAAAGAAAGTGTGGCAGTAATGCCAGGGGTGACGGCTGGGCTTTTTATATTCAAACAGAGTGACATCTTCATGTGCGGCGCGAAACTGTTCCAAAAAGGTGAGTACCTGTTTTTTGGAATCAAACTGATGTGGCAATTTGTAAAACGCATTCACTTCGGCTCTGGCCTTACGCAGATCTCGAAGAAAATACGCTTTAGCTTCACTTTCCTGCACTCTGTTTCTCTCTACTTTTTTAACTAATCGCTGTTACTTTACCACTCAGATAAAGCTTGCATGCTGAATTCATGCCCCTGAAAACTCAGAATAACATGCTGGGGTTCAATGCGTTCAATACGCAGTTGTCCATCAACCCAGTCACCTTCCCCCAGCTCAATATCATTGACCTTCACCCACCGGTCGGCCGGTTCCGACGCATACATATGAGCAGAGAATGACATTCTCGGCAATGATGACAAAATCCAGCCGGGCATTTGATCAACTCTTGGCACATCGGGCGATACTACCTGATTTAGAGGCTTTTGCTGTTCCGCAGGTTCACCACTTTGCTCTTGTTGCTCCAAATCCGCCATCGCTTTTTGAAACTTCTGTAATAACTCTGGCGAGACATCACCATTTTGCAAAGTCGAATCTACCGATAAAGCTTCACCTTGCTCATTCACAACCAAGCCATTATCTTCCGGCGGTGTTCCCAATATCAGAGGTTTTTCAGCTTCATTATTAACAGGAGTTTGCTGTTCACCTGTTGCGGTATTGCTTACTACTGTGTCCACCGACTGAGTGATTTCTTGAGGAGTGGTTTCAGTAACTTGATTGGGAGTATTCTCAGTAGAAGTTTGTGCACCTAACTTATCTGATGTTTCGGGGGCTGAAGATAAGTCTGTACTTGCCAACTCTTTAGCCTCTGATTTTTCAGCTACTGATTCATTTTTCACAACCGTTTGAGTATCGCCAGCATTCATCCACTGCGAAGCACCAAAACCGATGCCAAAGCCAACAATAATCGTCGCTAAAGCCATTGCGCCCTGTTTCAGATATAACTGCCATGAGTCTGGAATTTCCTGAGCGGTTGGCAAAAACAGGCTTCGGTTAAACTGCTCAGCAAGCTGCGAATCTTGCATGCTTCCTGTATTAGAGCCTTTATCCTGTACGGCTCTACTTGACGTATTGGACTGTAACAAAAACTGCGTCTGAGACTGACGTTGAACAGATTCTTCCCCAGCCAATTCCACAGTTTGAGCTGGATCGATTTCCAACTGCAACACGCCCATTTCCCGTAATCCCTGTACCATAGCGTCACTGCTCACCAAGCCAGACTTGCGAATTCGCACTGGGCCATTTTGTTCCGTGATCTGAATGATCACCATGCCCGGCTTCAATGCATCAATAGAAATACGCTCAGACATACCAACTCCCTGTCATAAAACCCAACAATACCGAAGCGACAAATAATCCAGACAAGATAACCGGCCAGACTTTTGAGCGTCGTTGAGCGACCACATCCTCACCCAATATTTGAGCCGCCGCAGCAAGAAAAACATGAGGTTTTACCACCAGCATTTGCTTGCTGGCCGTTAAGGTTAATGCTCGGTCACATAATAGATTGATAACGCGAGGAATGCCGCCAGTAATGCGATGAACAGTTTTCAGGGTCGCTTCACTAAAGATATTACGATTGCCATTCGCCACTTGCAGTCGGTGCGCCACGTACTCTTTCACTTCCGGGGCGGTTAGCGGTAGCAAGTGATAACGCGCCGTAATGCGCTGGGCTAATTGGCGTAATTCATTGCGTTTTAATAACTGCTGCAATTCGGGTTGCCCAATCAATACCACCTTAAGCAATTTTTCCCGATTGGTTTCCAGATTGGTCAATAAACGCAATTGCTCAAGAACTTCGGGCATTAAATGCTGAGCTTCATCAACGATGAGAACGGTATTGATACCCGCCTGATGGTTCTTGGTGAGTTTGCCAAGGATTTTGTCGGTGAAATACTTTAAACTGGCATCTTGCTGACGATAGTCAATATTCAACTCATCACAAATGGTCGCCAACAACTCCATTGCCGACAGGGTCGGGTTCAGGATCATGGCAACCTGGGTATTCTCCGGCAATTCTTGCAATAATTTCCGCGACACCGTGGTTTTCCCGGTACCAACCTCTCCGGTCAACATCACGAACCCGCCACTTTCCTTTAAACCAAAGGTGAGATGTGCCAAAGCCTCCCGATGTCTCGGACTCATATATAAATAATCTGGATTCGGAGCGATTGAAAACGGATTATCCTTTAAACCAAAATAGTTGAGATACATAACTCATTCATTTTCTTTAAAAAGCGGCACATAAGCTAACGACTTCCATCAGGCAAGTCAAAGCTTGTAATGCTGCCTTGCGGCTGTTCGCGCAATTATAACTTGGTTCAGGCATAATAGGCTGAATATATCCTTACTACATAACTGTTCCAAATAATCAGTCACCGACAGAAAGTTGGGAGCAGACCCTCAGCCGCAAGGATGCGGCTGTGGAGCCTCAAGGGATTGATTTACAGCGAGTCTGCGACCAATTTCTGTCGGTGGCTTGCAGTTATACACACTTATTTAGCGGAAAATTAAGAAGGCACAATGACAATGCAAACCTATCTGGTCGGTGGCGCAGTTAGAGACAAATTATTAGGACGAGAAGTATACGACAAGGATTGGGTCGTGGTCGGCGCATCGCCTGATGACATGTTGAATCAGGGTTATCAGCAGGTAGGAAAAGATTTTCCGGTATTTTTGCATCCACAAACCAAAGACGAATACGCACTGGCTCGCACAGAACGAAAGTCTGGCAAAGGCTATACCGGCTTCATTTGTGACTTCTCGCAAGACATTACCTTAGAACAGGATTTACAACGCCGAGACCTGACCATTAATGCCATGGCATTAGATGAGCAAGGCAATCTGATCGATCCTTTTAATGGCAAGAGCGACCTCGACAATCGTATTCTGCGCCATGTTTCCGATGCCTTTGTAGAAGACCCTTTACGCGTACTCAGAGTAGCGCGATTCGCTGCTCGTTATCTGGAATATGGCTTTCGCATTGCCGACGAGACGTTGGAATTAATGCGTACCCTTGCCCATTCTGGTGAGCTGGAATATTTGGCTGCCGAGCGAGTATGGAAAGAAACGGAACGCAGTTTATTGGGTGAAAACCCACAGGAATATTTCCGTGTACTGCAATCTTGCGATGCCTTAAATTACTGGTTTAAAGAACTGGCTGTGCTTTGGGGAGTACCGAACCCTCCTATGCATCACCCGGAAATTGATTCAGGAATTCATACCTTGATGGTATTGGAACAAGCGGCGAAGCTCTCACCAGAATTGGACGTTCGCTATGCCGCTCTCGCTCATGATTTGGGCAAGGGCATTACGCCCGCAGAAATGTGGCCTCGTCATATTGGGCACGAAACGAACGGTGTGCCGCTGGTAGAATCGATGAGTCATCGCCTGAAATGCCCAACCAAAGCCAAAGACATCGCCAAGCTGGTGTGTGAGCTGCACATAAAGGTACATACCGCTTTTAAGCTGAAACCATCGACTATTGTCAAAATGCTGAATCAGATGGATGCCTGGCGCAAGCCGGAACGTTTTGAGCATATATTGCTTGCCTGTGAAGCCGATGCCAGAGGCCGAACCGGGTTTGAAGATCGTCGTTATCCTCAAGCAGATTATTTGCGTACTTGTTACAAAGAAGCGTCAGATATAGACGTAAAAGCCATTATGGCGTCAGGCGTTCAAGGTGCTCAAATTCGTGATGCCATTGAACGCGAACGGCAACGTAGAGTGGCAGCGGTTCCCAGACCAGAACTGGATAGTAACGGATATTGATGTTTAGAGCACGTTTACTTTGACGACAAAGAATTACCCATAGAAAGTTATAAGCAGAGCCTCAGCCGCATGGAAGCGGCTGTGGAGACTCCAAGGACGGATTCACGGCGACTCTGCGATAAATTTCTATAGGTAATTGAGCATTCAGGACTGTTATTCAGAGTTTAATTGGTATTACCCCTTATTTCTTTTATAATCGCCGACCTTTTATAACGCATACGAGAATCAGTCCAGTGTCGAGTCAATTTGAGCAATTTTTACTTGATGACAAGCTTTGCAAAGCCCTTGCAGATATGGGGTTTACTGAGCCCACCAGCATTCAAAAAGTTGCTATTCCCGCAGCACTGGATGGAAAGGATTTACTGGCTACTGCACCAACAGGTACAGGCAAAACAGCCGCCTATCTGTTACCTGTATGCCAAATGTTACTCGATGTTCCTCGCAGAGAGCCCGGTTCAGCCAGAGTGTTAGTGCTTACTCCTACTCGTGAGTTAGCTATTCAGGTAGCAGAACAATGCGAACGCATCTGCCGTTATACCAAATTATCTTGCGGCGTGATCACTGGCGGTATCAACTACGGTACAGACCATGATTTGCTGGAAAAAAATCTGGATATTTTGGTCGCCACCCCCGGACGTTTGTTCGAGCACATCGAGGGCGAAAGATTCGATTGCCGAGAGATTGAATGCCTGATCCTCGACGAAGCCGACCGCATGTTAGACATGGGCTTTGGTGGCGTCGTTAATCAAATCAGTGGCGAAGCGCGCTGGCGTCGTCAAAGTATGTTGTTTTCTGCCACACTGGAAGGTAACGGCGTTGCGTCTTTTGCTCGCAATATATTGAATGAACCCGTCGAAGTCAGCTCAGATCCTTCACGCAAAGAACGTCCAAAGATCTTGCAATGGATACACTATGCCGACAGTTACGATCACAAGCTGAGTTTACTTTCTCACATCCTGAAAAATGATGCGCAATCCGCCATTGTGTTTGTCAAAACCCGTGAGCGCGTAATGCAGCTACAAGCTCAATTACAGTCTCAAGGGATCATCAGTGTTTATTTGCAAGGTGACATGGCGCAAGACAAGCGTATTCTGGCATTAGATAAGTTCAAACAAGGTCAGGTTAAAATATTGCTGGCGACCGACGTCGCTGCTCGCGGTATTGATATTCCCAACGTCAGCCATGTTATTAACTTCGATTTGCCACGCACTGCCGATGTTTATGTTCACCGTATTGGTCGTACTGGTCGTTCCGGGCAAAAAGGCATCGCGATTTCCATCGTCGAAGCCCACGATATGGCAATACTGGCAAAAATCGAGCGCTACATTGATGAAAAGCTTAAGCCTCGTGTGATCGACGGCTTGCGCCCACAGCACAAAATTGCCGCGCTTCCAGGCAAGAAGAAAGTGAAGATAAAAGGCAAAGCGAAAAGCAAAAAAGCCAAAGCCAAGAAGAAATCCGCCAGTAAAAAGCCCAAGTAGAGAAACCAAGTCATGAAAAAAGTCGTTCTCGCCACAGGCAACCCGGGTAAAGTGAAAGAACTACAATCCTTACTGGCCGATTTAGGTATTGAAGTTGTACCTCAATCTGAATTCGATGTGCCTGAAGCCGAAGAAACAGGCTCAACCTTTGTCGAAAATGCCATTATCAAAGCGCGTAATGCGGCTAAGCATACGGGTTTGCCAGCGATTGCCGACGACTCAGGTTTATCAGTGGATTTTCTGGGTGGCGAGCCCGGCGTTTATTCAGCGCGTTACGCTGGCGCAGATGCTAACGACAGCGACAATATCGTCAAGCTATTGGATGCCATGAAGGATGCTCCAGCAGGTCAACGAGGCGCGAAATTTAATTGCGTATTAGTGTTGATGCAACATGAAAACGACCCTACCCCCATTATTGCTCATGGACAATGGCAAGGCGAAATTCTGCATGAGATCCAAGGCGAAGGCGGTTTCGGTTACGACCCGGTATTCTGGGTAGAATCGCTAAATCGTTCAGCAGCCCAGTTGGAAAAAGCAGAGAAGAACGCCATTAGCCATCGTGGTCAGGCGTTGCAAAAGCTGTTAGCTCAGCTTCGCGATTAACATAGATTCACGCCGTAAAAGTATCCCATGCTCACTGCACCACCACTTTCTCTCTATATTCACATTCCCTGGTGTGTGCAGAAATGTCCTTATTGTGATTTCAATTCCCACGGTGTTAAAAGCGACATACCCGAAGCAGAATACATTCAACACCTTTTAAATGATTTAGCGATAGACGCAAAGCGGGTTGAAGGACGAACCATAGAAACCATCTTCTTCGGTGGTGGTACGCCGAGTTTGTTCTCACCCGAAGGCATTCATGCCATTTTGCAAGGCGTTCAACAACATTTGCCTCTGGCAAAAGACGCCGAAATCACTATGGAAGCCAACCCGGGAACCATAGAAAGCGGACGCTTTGCCGGGTTCCAACAGGCAGGTGTCAACCGTATTTCGGTAGGAGTGCAAAGCTTCCAGACTAACCATTTGCTAATACTGGGGCGCATCCACGACAGCCAACAAGCGATTCAAGCCATACAGCAAGCAGGAAACGTTGGCTTAAACAGCTTTAATATCGACTTGATGCATGGTCTTCCAAAGCAGGATGCCCACTTGGCACTTGACGATCTGCAACAAGCCATCGCACTGAATGCCCCTCACTTGTCCTGGTATCAATTAACCATTGAGCCCAATACCCTGTTTCATTCCAAGCCACCGACATTGCCTCCCGACGACACCTTGTGGGACATCCAGGAACAAGGCCAAGCACTACTGGCAAAAGCCGGATACGAGCAATACGAAATTTCTGGCTACAGCAAACCCGGGCATCAATGCCGTCATAACCTGAATTACTGGCGTTTTGGCGACTACATAGGCATTGGTTGCGGTGCTCATGGCAAAATCACCAATGCCGAAACTGGCACGATTACACGCACTGTCAAGATCAAACATCCTAAAGGTTATATGGATTGTTCGAATAACTACCTTGATGAAAGCTGGCTGGTGGAAAAGGAAGATCGCCCATTTGAGTTTTTCATGAACCAGTTTCGCCTGTTCGAAGCTTGCCCGAAACAGCGCTACGAACACACCACCGGCTTATCCAGTTCAGCCCCTGAATTGCTGAACATTATCGAACAAGCACAACAAAAAGGCTGGCTTATCGACACACCAACTCACTGGGAAACCACCGACCTGGGCAAACGCTTTTTAAATGAGTTACTGGAATTGTTTTTGTAGTCTTTGCAGAAAAGCATAGATGTCAGAGCTCTTGGGATGGCGCATCAAGTGCTCCGTGACAGATAAAGAAAGTCCTTGAAAAATATCACCTCTCAGACAGCTCCTTCTCTCCAACCACAATCACATCATAAGGTTCCAGTTGTTTAATACTGCTTCTTAAGCGTTCTTCGATGTCGTTTAACTGTTCGATACGATTGCAAAACCATTGGGCTTTTTTACGCAATGTGCCAGCTTTGGGCCCCACGGTGCGTTCAATCTCTTCGCCCATTTGTTCCAAACGTTGGGATAACTCGTCAATGCGTTTTTCCATGTTGGCGTCGTTGTTGGAGGTCAGGCCGCCTATGGCTGACAAGATACCGCCCAAAGACGTGCTAATGGCGCTTTCCAGTTCTTCTTCCAGTTCTTCGTCAACGAATTCGTCAACATCTTCCAGACTGCCTGGGCCTATGTAGTAATTATCTCCAGCATGAATAAACTTTTGGTGAACCTTCCTCTTAACTCTTTCTAACGACGATTCAATTTTGTCGTAGCTTTGGTGATCACTGCCCACCAAGCCTACATAGACGTGCTGCACAGTATCCACTGCCAATTCCACGCCTTCCACAGCCAGTAATATCATATTGGGGACAATGTCATGCACTTCGTCAGATAGCGCTTTGATGTCGGCTTGTTGCTCTTCATCAAGCTGGATCCAGTGACCGCCAACAATGAGTTGGTTATCACCATTAATCTGATACCGGGTGATTTGTTCGTCAACAACACGAATATGCTTGTCGTTTACGATAAATCCGTAACGTAAATCAACATCGCATTGCAGCTCGGCTTGAGCATAGCTTGTCATAAAAACAGAAAACGCCATTAGGGCGTATTTGGAGACGTTGGTTAACAAGTGAATATCCCAAATCAATAGCACTTAACTGGGCTATATTGTGCCTTAAAATAGATGTCAGGAAACAATCTTTTAGATAAATGGCTTAAATATCACGGCGATCAGAATTGATCTTTAAATATGAACATGAGTTCTTTGCATAATGGCTGCTCGGCTTATTCTTTTTCCTTGGAAGCCAGCTTTTCCTGTAATTCGTTTAGTGTCACTTCCAACGCTTCACTGCGCTTTTTATGCGCAGCAATATCCGTGACGTCATAAATCATCATGCACAAGTAATCAACTTTGCCTATGGTGTTAGTTAAGGGTGATAATGTGATGTTTTGGTACATGAAATCTTCTGTACCCGTAATAGGACGATAGTTGGGAAACTTAAAAACATAGGGTCGTTGTTCCCAGGTAATAAAAGCCCGGCCTCGAAAATCAAAGACAGGACGGCACTTATTGCGGAACCATTTCTGATTTAAGTCAGGAAACAGATCAAACAGGCACTTTTCACGCACCTGACTGGGTAACATGCTGCTGTGACTTTCCATGAATGCATTCCAGACACGAACACGATAGTCTCGATCGAGCACGACAATACCAACATCCACGGTCTGAACCATGTCCATCATCCAGTGAAATTCTGAAAACTCGTCTTGCATATGCTTGTTCTGAAACGACACGATATCTAGTCCTCCAACAAATGTGACAGCTTATAATTCATCACTTTCATTGATTCTTCCGTCAGTAAAAAGACCAAATCGCAATGCACGTTGTATCCTTCTAATCCGTAACTTAATTCAATGGCAAGTGTGCGATTCCAACGCATCTTATTTTGTGAAATCAATTCAGAAATACTGCGATGCTGCCCTAACACTACCGGATGCCCTTGGCTAAACTGCAAATCCAGTTGGTCTGCTAAACCATTTAAACAGGTGCCAATGAGAATATTGGCAGCATCCATCAGCAATTCCAGTTGCACCTGATCGTCAACCTCGCCTTCAACTCCGAGAATTTTGGCGACATCATCGAAACTTGAGTCACTTAAAATGAATAAGGCTTCGCCACAAACTCCAGGGCCAATAAAGCCCTGGCAAATCCCGGATACCTGATCTTTGAGTTCGATGTCTTGCAACATCATATATAACTCAGACACTTCGATCAGGTTCACGTTGGGTATAGGCAAGCGAACAAAAACATTGAGCAAACGCGCAAGATGATCTCCGGCCTTGCCCATCGCAATATTGGCAATTTCCTGATAACAGTCGCGTATGTCGCTATTTAATTCATCATCAGTTGAACGGGAAAGCTCATGTTCAGGCCATTTGCACTGCATGATGCCATGTTCAATCAACACCTTTTTGAGTACGGCAGGTTTTACTGGTTTTTCAATAAAATCAATAGCTCCAAGCGCTTTGACTCGCTCATGAGCAGTGGGTTGAACATCACCAGAGATAACAATAACCTGTGTTTCAAGATCTTCTCTGAGGATTGCATCAAGAGTTTGATAGCCATCCATAATGGGCATATTGAGGTCGAGCAACAATAAATCACCTTTGCCTTCCTTTAAAGCAGCAATGGCCTCGCCACCATGCTTGGCAAAATGAACTGCAACATCCCAATTTTCAGGTAAACATTTGGCGGCTTGCTTGCGCGCCACCATTGAATCGTCACAGATCAGAACTGAAAACATATACCAACACTTCTCTTTGAATACATTGTTATACCTTGTTCTCTTTGTTCAAGAGTTCCTCTATTACGCAACTAGGGCTTTCACTTCCCCTTTGCCTTTATCCTTTGAAAAACTATCCTCAAGTACATTTCCTACGCCGAAAAAATCAAATTCTGACCTTGATTTCAGTCGCTGTAATAACATAACTCCGAGAAATAACTGTGAAGAAGACTCCCTTCTAACTATAAGATTAGCACTACCCTTGAGGTTTTAAATATATAATTTCATGCAGGGTTGCATTTTAATTGATTGATTTTGTTACTCTTAGTATTACCAAGTCAGCAACAATACCGGCAATACTAGTCTTTAATAGAATTAATACCGTAACAAAATGAAATTACATACTTTGGCTAATACATATTGGCTTTAGCATTCGTGACATCTTTTTTAACTCGAACTTGCCACGATAAAACAACAGCCGATCAGTTAAAGTATGGACTCTGAGAATGACTCGTCAAATATAGTTCTGGAACAAAATTTATAACACGTCAGAGGGAGTCTGTTTTGTAACAC
Above is a window of Paraneptunicella aestuarii DNA encoding:
- a CDS encoding general secretion pathway protein GspB — its product is MSERISIDALKPGMVIIQITEQNGPVRIRKSGLVSSDAMVQGLREMGVLQLEIDPAQTVELAGEESVQRQSQTQFLLQSNTSSRAVQDKGSNTGSMQDSQLAEQFNRSLFLPTAQEIPDSWQLYLKQGAMALATIIVGFGIGFGASQWMNAGDTQTVVKNESVAEKSEAKELASTDLSSAPETSDKLGAQTSTENTPNQVTETTPQEITQSVDTVVSNTATGEQQTPVNNEAEKPLILGTPPEDNGLVVNEQGEALSVDSTLQNGDVSPELLQKFQKAMADLEQQEQSGEPAEQQKPLNQVVSPDVPRVDQMPGWILSSLPRMSFSAHMYASEPADRWVKVNDIELGEGDWVDGQLRIERIEPQHVILSFQGHEFSMQALSEW
- a CDS encoding ExeA family protein — protein: MYLNYFGLKDNPFSIAPNPDYLYMSPRHREALAHLTFGLKESGGFVMLTGEVGTGKTTVSRKLLQELPENTQVAMILNPTLSAMELLATICDELNIDYRQQDASLKYFTDKILGKLTKNHQAGINTVLIVDEAQHLMPEVLEQLRLLTNLETNREKLLKVVLIGQPELQQLLKRNELRQLAQRITARYHLLPLTAPEVKEYVAHRLQVANGNRNIFSEATLKTVHRITGGIPRVINLLCDRALTLTASKQMLVVKPHVFLAAAAQILGEDVVAQRRSKVWPVILSGLFVASVLLGFMTGSWYV
- a CDS encoding multifunctional CCA addition/repair protein, yielding MQTYLVGGAVRDKLLGREVYDKDWVVVGASPDDMLNQGYQQVGKDFPVFLHPQTKDEYALARTERKSGKGYTGFICDFSQDITLEQDLQRRDLTINAMALDEQGNLIDPFNGKSDLDNRILRHVSDAFVEDPLRVLRVARFAARYLEYGFRIADETLELMRTLAHSGELEYLAAERVWKETERSLLGENPQEYFRVLQSCDALNYWFKELAVLWGVPNPPMHHPEIDSGIHTLMVLEQAAKLSPELDVRYAALAHDLGKGITPAEMWPRHIGHETNGVPLVESMSHRLKCPTKAKDIAKLVCELHIKVHTAFKLKPSTIVKMLNQMDAWRKPERFEHILLACEADARGRTGFEDRRYPQADYLRTCYKEASDIDVKAIMASGVQGAQIRDAIERERQRRVAAVPRPELDSNGY
- the srmB gene encoding ATP-dependent RNA helicase SrmB; protein product: MGFTEPTSIQKVAIPAALDGKDLLATAPTGTGKTAAYLLPVCQMLLDVPRREPGSARVLVLTPTRELAIQVAEQCERICRYTKLSCGVITGGINYGTDHDLLEKNLDILVATPGRLFEHIEGERFDCREIECLILDEADRMLDMGFGGVVNQISGEARWRRQSMLFSATLEGNGVASFARNILNEPVEVSSDPSRKERPKILQWIHYADSYDHKLSLLSHILKNDAQSAIVFVKTRERVMQLQAQLQSQGIISVYLQGDMAQDKRILALDKFKQGQVKILLATDVAARGIDIPNVSHVINFDLPRTADVYVHRIGRTGRSGQKGIAISIVEAHDMAILAKIERYIDEKLKPRVIDGLRPQHKIAALPGKKKVKIKGKAKSKKAKAKKKSASKKPK
- a CDS encoding XTP/dITP diphosphatase, with amino-acid sequence MKKVVLATGNPGKVKELQSLLADLGIEVVPQSEFDVPEAEETGSTFVENAIIKARNAAKHTGLPAIADDSGLSVDFLGGEPGVYSARYAGADANDSDNIVKLLDAMKDAPAGQRGAKFNCVLVLMQHENDPTPIIAHGQWQGEILHEIQGEGGFGYDPVFWVESLNRSAAQLEKAEKNAISHRGQALQKLLAQLRD
- the hemW gene encoding radical SAM family heme chaperone HemW; amino-acid sequence: MLTAPPLSLYIHIPWCVQKCPYCDFNSHGVKSDIPEAEYIQHLLNDLAIDAKRVEGRTIETIFFGGGTPSLFSPEGIHAILQGVQQHLPLAKDAEITMEANPGTIESGRFAGFQQAGVNRISVGVQSFQTNHLLILGRIHDSQQAIQAIQQAGNVGLNSFNIDLMHGLPKQDAHLALDDLQQAIALNAPHLSWYQLTIEPNTLFHSKPPTLPPDDTLWDIQEQGQALLAKAGYEQYEISGYSKPGHQCRHNLNYWRFGDYIGIGCGAHGKITNAETGTITRTVKIKHPKGYMDCSNNYLDESWLVEKEDRPFEFFMNQFRLFEACPKQRYEHTTGLSSSAPELLNIIEQAQQKGWLIDTPTHWETTDLGKRFLNELLELFL
- a CDS encoding DUF2884 family protein, whose translation is MLTNVSKYALMAFSVFMTSYAQAELQCDVDLRYGFIVNDKHIRVVDEQITRYQINGDNQLIVGGHWIQLDEEQQADIKALSDEVHDIVPNMILLAVEGVELAVDTVQHVYVGLVGSDHQSYDKIESSLERVKRKVHQKFIHAGDNYYIGPGSLEDVDEFVDEELEEELESAISTSLGGILSAIGGLTSNNDANMEKRIDELSQRLEQMGEEIERTVGPKAGTLRKKAQWFCNRIEQLNDIEERLRSSIKQLEPYDVIVVGEKELSER
- a CDS encoding PAS domain-containing protein, whose amino-acid sequence is MQDEFSEFHWMMDMVQTVDVGIVVLDRDYRVRVWNAFMESHSSMLPSQVREKCLFDLFPDLNQKWFRNKCRPVFDFRGRAFITWEQRPYVFKFPNYRPITGTEDFMYQNITLSPLTNTIGKVDYLCMMIYDVTDIAAHKKRSEALEVTLNELQEKLASKEKE
- a CDS encoding response regulator gives rise to the protein MFSVLICDDSMVARKQAAKCLPENWDVAVHFAKHGGEAIAALKEGKGDLLLLDLNMPIMDGYQTLDAILREDLETQVIVISGDVQPTAHERVKALGAIDFIEKPVKPAVLKKVLIEHGIMQCKWPEHELSRSTDDELNSDIRDCYQEIANIAMGKAGDHLARLLNVFVRLPIPNVNLIEVSELYMMLQDIELKDQVSGICQGFIGPGVCGEALFILSDSSFDDVAKILGVEGEVDDQVQLELLMDAANILIGTCLNGLADQLDLQFSQGHPVVLGQHRSISELISQNKMRWNRTLAIELSYGLEGYNVHCDLVFLLTEESMKVMNYKLSHLLED